CCCACTGAGCGTCCCGAGGCAGAACTGACGGAATTTCGCCGCAACGGCAATTCCTTTCAGTTAATTTCTCACAGGGCAGGTATAGCGAAAGGTTATGGCTCTTTGGGCTGCAGGCTTTCTATTCCGTCTCCGATTATGGCGACGACATCGCGAAGGGCATCGACTGCCGGAGAGACTTTGGCCTCGTCAGGATGGTCTGCCAGCGTGATCGCGTAGATCGAGTAGCCCGGGAAATCGTCCAGTCGATAACGCTGTAGTCCTGCGCCGAGATGGGAATAGGCGGTGAACTGGTCGATCAGCGCCAGCCCGACCTGTTTGCGGACCAGCGACAAAGCGACATGATAGGTATGCGCCATGGCGACCTCGCGAGGCATGATCCCCCGGTCTTCCAATTGCTGCCTTATCATCACGCCCAGCGGTCCGCTTTCGCTGATACCGATCATCTCGGCTTCATGCAGGACCTGCTCGCTTATGTCTGAACGCGATCCCGCGAGAGGCTCGCCGGAAACGATCACCATCCGTCCATCGCCGACACGATGGTTGAGGAGACGCGGATCATCGACCGGTTCGAAGCCGATGCACATATCGACGCGTTTTTCCCGCAGCGCAGCTTCGATCTCGACCGAATGCAGGGTTGTCAGCTCGAAACTTAGGTCGGGATCGTCTTCACGCATCCGCGCGACCAGTTCGGGTCCGACGGACAGGCTGAGCGATGGCAGGACACCCAGCCTCAGGTGGCCGCCTTTCCTGCTCCGGATATTCTCCAGCGAACGATTGAACGTCGACAAGCGGGCGTAGATATCTTCCGCCTCGATGAACAATTCGTCGGCCGCAGCGGTGGGGATGAGGCGGCCCTTGCGCCTCATGAACAAGGCGAACCCCAGCCGATCTTCCGCGTGACTGAGTACCTTGCTCACCGACGGCTGGGACACGTTCAGGTCGCGAGCCGCAGCGCTGATCGAGCCGGTGCGATACACGTGGTAGAAGATTTCGATCTGGCGCAGGCGCATGCGATCTATTGGCTACGCTTCGAAGCGATTGGCAAGCGCGTTTTCGATCGCGCACGTCGACATGGCTTGCAGATTGTCCGGGCAAGCTGCATCACCCGTCACGGGCCGATTTGAAAGGCACCGCAGAGGGGGGATGGGATGACTTCATTGCGCGCAGGCTTGTTGGTGCTGTTCGCGGCGGTATCGATGCCGGTCGCCAGCGCTTGCAGCCCTCTTGCGGCGCAATCCGCCGCGGAAACTCTGCCGGCGCCCGAAATCCGGCAGCTCGATCAGGCGGCCCCGCAGACCATTCTCTTCGTCGGCAACAGCTACTTCTATTACAACGACAGCCTGCACAATCACGTCCAGAGAATGGTTGTCGCATCCGGAGTCCTTGGCAGCGCCGAGCCTTCGTACAAATCGGCAACCATCGGCGGCGCTGCACTGCAGGACCATGCCGTTGCGCACCTGGTCGACCACACCAATTTGAGGGTCGATGATCCCTTCGAGCTGGTAATCCTGCAGGGGATCAGTTCCGCGGCGCTGAGCGAAGCAAGCAGGACCCGTTTTACGAATGCAGCCACGAAGCACGCTGCGACGATCCGCGCAGCAGGCGCACAGCCGGTCCTCTACATGACACCTGCCTATGCACCCGAACACCGGCGATACTCGCCGAAGATGACGGCGCAGACCGCCCGACTCTATATCGACACTGCCAACCGCCTCGACGCCCTGGTCATCCCGGTCGGACTGGCGTTCGAGGAAGCTCTCCGCCGACGGCCCGATATCGTCCTGCACAAGCCGTTCGATTCCTCGCACCCGAGCATGCTTGGCACCTATCTTGCGGCCGCGACGGTGTTCGCCACACTCTATGGACAATCTCCGGTCGGAAACACTTACACCTATTTCGGCTCGGTGAGCGCGGAAGATGCGCTGTTCCTGCAGGAAGTTGCGCAGGATACCGTATCCAGCTTCTTCGGACGGACCACGAATGACACAGAATAATCCCGCCGGCAGCGGCGACCAGCCGAGAGGATTCAATCCGATCGGTCTTATCGCAGGCCTGGCAGGCTTCGCGGTCTTCTTCTTCGGCTTCAGTCCGGATGAATTGGAACGTCCCGCAGAAATCGCAGCGGCAATAGGCGTGCTGATGGCGATCTGGTGGGCCACCGAAGGAGTGCCGCTTCCGGTGACCGCGCTCATCCCGATTATTGCTTTCCCGCTTGCCGGCATTGCAACGGTCGACGAGGCTGCTGCTCCCTATGCCAATCCGATCATCTACCTGTTTCTGGGGGGCTTTCTCGTCGCTCTCGCGGTCGAGCGTAGTCAGCTACACAGGCGGCTTGCGCTGGCGATCTTCCGCCACCTCGGCAGTACCGGGAAAGGGCTCGTCGCGGGCTTCATGCTGGCTGCCGCCCTCCTCAGCATGTGGATTTCGAACACCTCGACCACTCTGATGCTGTTCCCGATCGCCGTCTCGCTGGCGCTGGTCGTTGGCGAGACGTCGCCGGGCCTGAGCGAAAAGGGTAAACGCGACTTCACGCTCGCCCTGCTCCTCGGCCTCGCTTACGGCGCCTCGATCGGGGGTGTCGCCACGCTGGTGGGCACTCCGCCAAATGCCTTCATGGCCGGTTTCCTCCAGAGCGAATACCAGGTGGAGATACCTTTCGCCCAATGGATGATGATCGGCGTGCCGGTGTCGGTAATCCTGCTTCCGATCGGCTGGCTGCTGCTTACTCGCTTCCTGTTTCCGGTCGACTTCGTGTCTTCTGCGGAGACGATAGCGGAAATGGATCGACGCCACGACGCGCTCGGAAAGATGACAGTTGCCGAAAAACGCACGGCCGCCCTTTTCGCGCTGCTGGTTTTCGGCTGGATCATGCGCAAGCCGATGTCTTCCCTGCTCGGCATAGAGGGGGTGACCGACGCGGGTATTGCGATGACGGTGGCCCTGCTCGCATTCCTGGTCCCGAGCGGCGTCGATCGCCACGCGCTCGTCACATGGGAAGACACCAAACGTTTGCCCTGGGGCGTCCTGATCCTGTTTGGCGGGGGCCTCTCTCTTGCGGCGGCGCTGTCCTCCACCGGCCTCACGCTATGGATGGGCCAACAGCTCGCCCCATTGGGAGAGATCAACCACATCCTGCTCGTGATTGCACTGACCACACTGGTGATATTCCTGACCGAGCTGACCAGCAATGTTGCGACGACCGCGACGCTGTTGCCGGTAGTTGCGGCGCTGGCGATCGAGCTGGGGATCGACCCCCTGATCCTGGTAGTCCCGGTCACCATCGCGGCAAGCTGCGCCTACATGCTGCCCGTTGCCACGCCTCCCAATGCGATCGTCTTCAGTAGCGGCGACGTCGCGATCAAGGACATGATGCGCGCAGGGCTATGGCTCAATATCGTGGCGATAATCCTGGTTTCGATAGTCGCGGTCTGGCTGGTTCCGGCAGTCCTGTGACGGAGGCTGCGCCTGCCTATCAGGCGTAGGACACGACAAGGTAGCAGGCCGCGTCTTCGCCGCCCCGATTGGCGATCTTGTGCTTGCGATCGGCGGGGTAATGCGCGGTATCGCCCTGCCCGAGCGCGGTGGGCGGTTCGACCCCGACTGCGACCTCGACAGAGCCCTTGGCCACGCTCAACATCTCGCGGGTTCCGGCGAAATGCGCATCGCTGTCCAATTCACCCCCAGGCGCAAAGGTAAGTTCGTAAAACTCGACGTTCTTTTCCATGTGCAGCGGGGTCAGCGTGCGCAGGCGGCAACCGTTCTTCTCGCTGAACAGGGCCTGCTCGTCGTCCGCGTCGACGACTTCGACCAGCGACGGGCGGATTTCCTCTTCGATCAGATGCACGATCGACAGGCCGAAAGCGTCCGCGATCCGCGCCGCCACGGCGAGGGTCGGATTGGCCTTCCCGCGCTCGATCTGGGAGAGCATCGAACGGCTTACACCCGAGCGTTCGGCCAGTTGGTCGAGAGTGATCTTGTGCGTGCGTCGCATCACCCCCACACGACGACCGAATTCCTGGCTGATGGCATTATCCGACATGCTGGGACCCTTATTGCGCCGATGTGCTTTTCCAGTATAGAGGCGCCATTCTGATATAGTGACGGAGACGGTTTGTGAAGGCATTGGTCAAGGCGAAGGCGGAAAAGGGGCTCTGGCTCCAGGACGTGCCCGAGCCCGAGGTCGGCTCGAACGACGTGAAGGTGAAGATTCGCAGGACGGCTATCTGCGGCACCGATATGCACATCTGGAACTGGGACGAATGGGCCCAGCGCACGATCCCCGTGCCCATGACGGTCGGTCACGAATTCGTCGGCGAGATCGTGGAATTCGGCGACAATGTTTCCGGTTTCGAGATCGGCCAGATCGTTTCAGGCGAAGGGCACGTCGTTTGCGGACGGTGCCGCAACTGCATGGCCGGTCGCCGTCACGTATGTGCCGACAGCCAGGGGATCGGCGTGAACCGCCCCGGTGCCTTTGCCGAATATCTCGTCCTTCCCGCAGCGAACCTGTGGGTTCACCAGCAGGGCATCGATCTCGACGTCGCATCGATCTTCGACCCCTTCGGCAATGCCGTGCACACCGCGCTGCAGTTCGACGTCCTGGGTGAAGACGTACTGGTTGTCGGAGCCGGCCCCATCGGCATCATGGCCGCCGCCGTCTGCCGTCACGCAGGCGCGCGCCACGTAGTCGTCAGCGACCTCAACGAAGACCGCCTGGCCCTTGCCCTGAAGATGGGCGCGACCACCACCGTCAATCCCACCAAGCGGACGATCGAGGATGTGCAAAAAGAACTCGGCATGACGGAGGGCTTCGACGTCGGCCTTGAAATGTCGGGATCGCCGGCGGGTTTCGCCTCGCTGATCGACAACATGGCACATGGCGGCAAGGTCGCGATCCTCGGCCTGCCTTCGGAAGCGCCGAAGGTCGACATGGACAAGGTCATCTTCAACATGCTGACGCTCAAGGGCGTCTATGGCCGCGAGATTTTCGAGACCTGGTACAAGATGTCGGTGTTCATCCAGTCGGGCCTCGACCTTTCGCCGATCATCACCCACCGGCTGCCGGTAGACCGTTTCGAGGAAGGCTTCGCCGCCATGGCCTCGGGCGAGGCCTGCAAGGTCGTGCTGAACTGGGATAACTGAGGAAATACGATGAGCCAGCGCTTTTACGAACATCTCGCCCAGGAACTGGAGAGCATCGAGGAACAGGGCCTGTTCAAGTCCGAACAGGAAATCACCTCGCCGCAAAGCGGAACCGTCGACCTCGGATCGCGCAAGGTCGTGAACCTGTGCGCGAACAATTACCTCGGCCTCGCCGATAACGAGGAAATCCGCGCGGCATCGCGCGAAGGGCTCGACACCCACGGTTTCGGCATGGCCTCGGTGCGCTTTATCTGCGGCACGCAGGACATCCACAAGGAGCTGGAACGGAGCATTTCCGATTTCGTCGGCTTCGACGAGACGATCCTCTATCCGTCCTGCTTCGATGCCAATGCGGGCTTGTTCGAAACGCTGCTTACGGCCGAGGATGCGGTCATTTCCGATGCGCTCAATCACGCCAGCATCATCGACGGTGTGCGCCTGTGCAAGACGCAGCGCTATCGCTATGCCAATAACGACATGGGCGAGCTGGAAGAGCGGCTGAAGGAAGCCGATGCCGCCGGTGCCAGGTTCAAGCTGATCACGACCGACGGCGTATTTTCCATGGACGGCTTCATCGCCCGCCTCGACGAGATTTGCGATCTTGCCGAGAAGTACGATGCGCTGGTCCATTTCGACGATTGTCACGCCACCGGTTTCCTTGGCGAGAATGGCCGCGGCACGCATGAATATCGCAATTGCATGGACCGGGTGGACATCACCACCGGCACGCTCGGCAAGGCGCTGGGCGGAGCGAGCGGCGGCTACACCAGCGCCCGTCCGGAGATAGTATCGATGCTGCGCCAGCGTTCGCGTCCGTACCTGTTCTCGAACTCGGTCGCGCCGCCCGTGGTTGCAGGTTCGATCAAGGCGCTCGAACTCGCCCGCCGCGGCGAACAGCGCGCAAAGCTGTGGGAGAACACCCGCTATTTCCGCGAGAAACTGGAAGCGGAAGGGTTCGACATCCTGCCGGGCGAGCACCCGATCATCCCGATCATGCTCTACGATGCGAAGGATGCGGCCGATTTCGCCGCCCATGCCCGCGCCAACGGGATCTACGTGACCGCCTTCTCGTTCCCCGTCGTTCCGAAGGGCAAGGCCCGTATCCGCACGCAGATGTCCTCTGCGATTACGCGCGACGACATCGACCACGCGGTGGAAGTTTTCACGAAGGCGCGGGCCAGCCTCGGCAAATAAGCGCGGAAAGAAATTGAGTACTGCCTCGGCTCCATGCGCAGCCGGGGCAGCTCAGACCTTCAGCCAGAAGCGGATCACCATCGCCACCGCGCCAAGGATCGCGACGCTGGCCAGCCAGATCGCCGCCATCCAGGCCAGCCGTTTCCACAGCGGCGACTGCGGATCGGTAGGATCCGCCATCAGTGGTAGCCCTCGTCCGATACCTTGCCACGGAAGACCCAATAGGCCCATGCGGTATAGGCGATGATCAGTGGCATGGTGATCGCGACACCGACGAGCATGAAGATCTGGCTCCGCTCTGGCGCCGCGGCGTCCCAGATGGTGAGGCCCGGCGGCACGACATAGGGCCACATGGTCACGCCCAGTCCCAGCATCCCGAACAGGAATAGCGCGATGGAGAGCCAGAACGGCTTGCTGTTCCGGTCCGTGCCGATCGCTCGCAGCATCGAAACCGCGATGATTGCCGTGACGATCGGCACCGGCGCGACAAAGTAGATTTCCGGCGCGGTCAGCCAGCGTTCGGCATATTCGGCGTTGAGGAAGATGTTGTAGAGACTGACAGCCCCCATCAGAACGATCGTGGCGATTGCGGCACGAAGCGCGAGCCAGCGGGCATGCTTTTGCGCGCCGCCATCGAGCTTCCAGATCAACCACGTGCTACCGAGCAGTGCATAGCCTGCGACCACGCCCAGTCCGCACAACAGGGTGTATGGCGTCAGCCAGTCGAACCAGCTCCCGGCATAGGCCCGGTCGACCACTTCGACACCTTGCAACAGCGCACCGAGCGTCATGCCCTGCGCCATCGCGGCCACCAGCGATCCGCCGAAGAACGCTGCATCCCAGAACGGCCGGTGTGCCGGATCGCGCCAGCGGTACTCGAAGGCGACTCCGCGAAACACGAGGCCGAGCAGCATAGCAATGATGAGCGGATAGGTCGCAGGCAAGACGACTGCATAGGCCAGCGGGAAGGCGGCGAAGAGGCCGCCCCCGCCGAGCACCAGCCATGTCTCGTTACCGTCCCATACCGGAGCGATGGAGTTCATCGCCCGGTCCCGGCCCTGCCCTACCTTCAGGGTCGGGAACAGGATGCCGATGCCGAGGTCGAACCCGTCCATGACCACATAGGCGAAGACGGCGAAGGCGATGATAAACGCCCACATGACGGTCAGGTCCATCACACGTCCTCCTTGTCGGCAGGAAGCGGGTCGGCATGGCCCGGGTTCTGGGTCGGGCCCGGAGTGATACCGGCGGTGCGGATCGGCCCGGTATCACCGCGTTTGACACCCGCTTCGCCCACGTGTGGAACCTTGCCCATCAGGCGCAGGATATACCAGACGCCAACGCCGAAGACGGCGAAATAGACCAGGATGAAGGCCAGCAGCGATGCCGCCACAGCCGGTGCGTCCAGCGGGCTTGCGGCATCGGCGGTGCGCAGCAATCCGTAGATCACATAAGGCTGCCGCCCGACCTCGGTGGTGATCCACCCTGCCAGCACGGCCGCGAAGCCGGATGGTGCCATGACGAGCGCTGCCCGGTGCAACCAGGTCCAATCATAAAGCTTGCGGCGCCACCTCGCGAACAGGCTCCAAATACCGATCCCCAGCATGGCGAAACCGATCCCTACCATTACGCGGAAGGACCAGAACACCACGCCCACCGGCGGTTCTTCATTGTCCGGGATCGTATCCAGCCCTGCCATCGGTGCATCGAGATCGTGCTTCAGGATCAGCGAGGACAATTTGGGAATCTGGATCGCGTAGCGGACCGTCTTGGCCTCGCTATCGGGAATGCCGAACAGGATCAGCGGCGCGCCATCAGGATGGCTTTCGAAGTGCCCTTCCATCGCCATCACTTTCTGCGGCTGGTGCTCTAGCGTGTTGAGGCCGTGCATGTCGCCCGCGAATATCTGCAGCGGGGTCACGATGGCCGCCATCCACATCGCCATCGAGAACATCTTTCGCGCGTGCAGATTGGTGCTGTCCTTGAGCAGGTGCCATGCGCCGACCCCGCCCACGACGAAGGCCGTCGTCAGGTAAGCGGCCATGACCGTGTGCACCAAGCGGTACGGGAAGCTGGGATTGAACACGATGTCCCACCAGCTCGGCCCGGGCAGGAACTGTCCATTGGCAGCGATCTCGTAACCCGTCGGCGTCTGCATCCAGCTGTTCACCGACAGGATCCAGAAGGCCGACACGAAAGTGCCGAGCGCCACCATGCAGGTCGCTGCGAAATGCAGCTTCTTGCCGACCTTGTTCATGCCGAACAGCATGACACCGAGGAAGCCCGCTTCGAGGAAGAATGCCGTCAGCACCTCGTAAGCCATGAGCGGTCCGATCACGGGCCCGGCCACATCGGAGAAGACCGACCAGTTCGTGCCGAACTGGTAACTCATCACGATCCCCGAGACGACGCCCATCGCAAAGGCGATGGCGAATATCTTGAGCCAGTATTTGAACAGGTCGAGATAGATCTGCCGCCCGGTTTTCAGCCACAGGCCTTCGAGCACCATCAGGTAACTTGCCAGCCCGATCGAAAACGCCGGGAAGAAGAAATGGAAACTCACCGTGAAGGCGAACTGGATGCGCGCAAGCATCAGAGCATCGAGAAAGTCGAGCATGAAACGGCCTTACATCATTCGGGGCGACGGGAGCAGTCGAACAAACACAACGTAACTTGCCTTGGGCGCAACAATCAGATCATTCCGCGGGCGAGATAGTGATCCACCGGAGGCGGCGGTTCGCCATTGTCTTTCGAGACTTCGGCGAAGGCTCGGTCCTGAGAGAGGAAGACCTTGCCGTTCAATTCATCGAGAAAATGCGTGCGCTTCAGCCGGTCCATGACGGGGCCCTTCACCTCGGACAGATGCAGGCCGATCCCGCCGTCACCGAGGCGATGGTTGATCGCTTCGAGACTTTCGAGGCCGGAAGCGTCGATCTCGTTCACGGCGCTGCACATCAGGATCACGTGTCTGAGCGCGGGCCGCTCCGCGACACGCTCAAGCACATATTCTTCCAGCCAGCGCGCGTTGAGATAGGTCAACGCCTCGTCGATGCGGATCGAGAGGACATGCGGGACGGTGAAGACGGAATGCCGCTCGACATTGCGGAAGTGTTCGGTCTCCGGCACGCGCCCGACAATGGCCGCGTGCGGACGGCTGGCACGGTAGAGATAGAGCAGGAGGCCGACCGCTACGCCCGTAATGACGCCAAGTTCGACCCCGGCGATCAAGGTGACGGCGATGGTCGCGACATGCGCGGCAAAATCGGCCTTGGAATAGCGCCACAGCTGCCCCGGCGTCTTCATGTCGACGAGGCTCAGCACCGCGACGATGATGGTTGCGGCCAAGGTGGCAATCGGCAAGCTGAATAGCAGCGGCGTAAGGAACAGCGTCGCCAGCGCGATCCCGACGGCGGTGAAGGCTCCGGCAGCAGGCGTCTCCGCCCCGGCATCGAAATTCACTGCCGAGCGGGCAAAGCCGCCGGTCACCGGATAGCCCCCCGAAAAAGCACTGGCGATGTTGGCAGCACCCAGCCCGATCAGCTCCTGGTCCGGCTCGATGCGTTGGCGGCGCTTGGCGGCCAGCGTCTGGGCCACGGACACGCTCTCCACGAAGCCGATAATCGAAATGAGCAACGCCGGGACCCACAATTGCTGGATAAGCGACAGGTCGGTCGACGGCAGAGCGAACGGTGGCAGGCCCTGCGGGATCGCGCCCACGAGCTTTACACCCTTGTC
This DNA window, taken from Qipengyuania seohaensis, encodes the following:
- a CDS encoding LysR family transcriptional regulator codes for the protein MRLRQIEIFYHVYRTGSISAAARDLNVSQPSVSKVLSHAEDRLGFALFMRRKGRLIPTAAADELFIEAEDIYARLSTFNRSLENIRSRKGGHLRLGVLPSLSLSVGPELVARMREDDPDLSFELTTLHSVEIEAALREKRVDMCIGFEPVDDPRLLNHRVGDGRMVIVSGEPLAGSRSDISEQVLHEAEMIGISESGPLGVMIRQQLEDRGIMPREVAMAHTYHVALSLVRKQVGLALIDQFTAYSHLGAGLQRYRLDDFPGYSIYAITLADHPDEAKVSPAVDALRDVVAIIGDGIESLQPKEP
- a CDS encoding DUF4886 domain-containing protein — translated: MTSLRAGLLVLFAAVSMPVASACSPLAAQSAAETLPAPEIRQLDQAAPQTILFVGNSYFYYNDSLHNHVQRMVVASGVLGSAEPSYKSATIGGAALQDHAVAHLVDHTNLRVDDPFELVILQGISSAALSEASRTRFTNAATKHAATIRAAGAQPVLYMTPAYAPEHRRYSPKMTAQTARLYIDTANRLDALVIPVGLAFEEALRRRPDIVLHKPFDSSHPSMLGTYLAAATVFATLYGQSPVGNTYTYFGSVSAEDALFLQEVAQDTVSSFFGRTTNDTE
- a CDS encoding SLC13 family permease yields the protein MTQNNPAGSGDQPRGFNPIGLIAGLAGFAVFFFGFSPDELERPAEIAAAIGVLMAIWWATEGVPLPVTALIPIIAFPLAGIATVDEAAAPYANPIIYLFLGGFLVALAVERSQLHRRLALAIFRHLGSTGKGLVAGFMLAAALLSMWISNTSTTLMLFPIAVSLALVVGETSPGLSEKGKRDFTLALLLGLAYGASIGGVATLVGTPPNAFMAGFLQSEYQVEIPFAQWMMIGVPVSVILLPIGWLLLTRFLFPVDFVSSAETIAEMDRRHDALGKMTVAEKRTAALFALLVFGWIMRKPMSSLLGIEGVTDAGIAMTVALLAFLVPSGVDRHALVTWEDTKRLPWGVLILFGGGLSLAAALSSTGLTLWMGQQLAPLGEINHILLVIALTTLVIFLTELTSNVATTATLLPVVAALAIELGIDPLILVVPVTIAASCAYMLPVATPPNAIVFSSGDVAIKDMMRAGLWLNIVAIILVSIVAVWLVPAVL
- a CDS encoding helix-turn-helix domain-containing protein, encoding MSDNAISQEFGRRVGVMRRTHKITLDQLAERSGVSRSMLSQIERGKANPTLAVAARIADAFGLSIVHLIEEEIRPSLVEVVDADDEQALFSEKNGCRLRTLTPLHMEKNVEFYELTFAPGGELDSDAHFAGTREMLSVAKGSVEVAVGVEPPTALGQGDTAHYPADRKHKIANRGGEDAACYLVVSYA
- the tdh gene encoding L-threonine 3-dehydrogenase, which gives rise to MKALVKAKAEKGLWLQDVPEPEVGSNDVKVKIRRTAICGTDMHIWNWDEWAQRTIPVPMTVGHEFVGEIVEFGDNVSGFEIGQIVSGEGHVVCGRCRNCMAGRRHVCADSQGIGVNRPGAFAEYLVLPAANLWVHQQGIDLDVASIFDPFGNAVHTALQFDVLGEDVLVVGAGPIGIMAAAVCRHAGARHVVVSDLNEDRLALALKMGATTTVNPTKRTIEDVQKELGMTEGFDVGLEMSGSPAGFASLIDNMAHGGKVAILGLPSEAPKVDMDKVIFNMLTLKGVYGREIFETWYKMSVFIQSGLDLSPIITHRLPVDRFEEGFAAMASGEACKVVLNWDN
- a CDS encoding glycine C-acetyltransferase, with the translated sequence MSQRFYEHLAQELESIEEQGLFKSEQEITSPQSGTVDLGSRKVVNLCANNYLGLADNEEIRAASREGLDTHGFGMASVRFICGTQDIHKELERSISDFVGFDETILYPSCFDANAGLFETLLTAEDAVISDALNHASIIDGVRLCKTQRYRYANNDMGELEERLKEADAAGARFKLITTDGVFSMDGFIARLDEICDLAEKYDALVHFDDCHATGFLGENGRGTHEYRNCMDRVDITTGTLGKALGGASGGYTSARPEIVSMLRQRSRPYLFSNSVAPPVVAGSIKALELARRGEQRAKLWENTRYFREKLEAEGFDILPGEHPIIPIMLYDAKDAADFAAHARANGIYVTAFSFPVVPKGKARIRTQMSSAITRDDIDHAVEVFTKARASLGK
- a CDS encoding DUF2474 domain-containing protein, with the translated sequence MADPTDPQSPLWKRLAWMAAIWLASVAILGAVAMVIRFWLKV
- the cydB gene encoding cytochrome d ubiquinol oxidase subunit II yields the protein MDLTVMWAFIIAFAVFAYVVMDGFDLGIGILFPTLKVGQGRDRAMNSIAPVWDGNETWLVLGGGGLFAAFPLAYAVVLPATYPLIIAMLLGLVFRGVAFEYRWRDPAHRPFWDAAFFGGSLVAAMAQGMTLGALLQGVEVVDRAYAGSWFDWLTPYTLLCGLGVVAGYALLGSTWLIWKLDGGAQKHARWLALRAAIATIVLMGAVSLYNIFLNAEYAERWLTAPEIYFVAPVPIVTAIIAVSMLRAIGTDRNSKPFWLSIALFLFGMLGLGVTMWPYVVPPGLTIWDAAAPERSQIFMLVGVAITMPLIIAYTAWAYWVFRGKVSDEGYH
- a CDS encoding cytochrome ubiquinol oxidase subunit I — its product is MLDFLDALMLARIQFAFTVSFHFFFPAFSIGLASYLMVLEGLWLKTGRQIYLDLFKYWLKIFAIAFAMGVVSGIVMSYQFGTNWSVFSDVAGPVIGPLMAYEVLTAFFLEAGFLGVMLFGMNKVGKKLHFAATCMVALGTFVSAFWILSVNSWMQTPTGYEIAANGQFLPGPSWWDIVFNPSFPYRLVHTVMAAYLTTAFVVGGVGAWHLLKDSTNLHARKMFSMAMWMAAIVTPLQIFAGDMHGLNTLEHQPQKVMAMEGHFESHPDGAPLILFGIPDSEAKTVRYAIQIPKLSSLILKHDLDAPMAGLDTIPDNEEPPVGVVFWSFRVMVGIGFAMLGIGIWSLFARWRRKLYDWTWLHRAALVMAPSGFAAVLAGWITTEVGRQPYVIYGLLRTADAASPLDAPAVAASLLAFILVYFAVFGVGVWYILRLMGKVPHVGEAGVKRGDTGPIRTAGITPGPTQNPGHADPLPADKEDV
- a CDS encoding SulP family inorganic anion transporter, producing the protein MLSRYLPILEWGRTYNRSILTNDLMAAVIVTIMLIPQSLAYALLAGLPPVVGLYASILPLVLYAIFGTSRTLAVGPVAVVSLMTASAAGAVAAQGTAEYLEAAITLAMLSGVMLAILGLLRAGFLANLLSHPVISGFITASGILIATSQLKHILGITAGGDNWPSMLGSLASSITETNPWTLAIGIPATIFLFWVRKGAKPALQRLGLPARAADMTAKAGPVVAVALTIMAAIVLDLGDKGVKLVGAIPQGLPPFALPSTDLSLIQQLWVPALLISIIGFVESVSVAQTLAAKRRQRIEPDQELIGLGAANIASAFSGGYPVTGGFARSAVNFDAGAETPAAGAFTAVGIALATLFLTPLLFSLPIATLAATIIVAVLSLVDMKTPGQLWRYSKADFAAHVATIAVTLIAGVELGVITGVAVGLLLYLYRASRPHAAIVGRVPETEHFRNVERHSVFTVPHVLSIRIDEALTYLNARWLEEYVLERVAERPALRHVILMCSAVNEIDASGLESLEAINHRLGDGGIGLHLSEVKGPVMDRLKRTHFLDELNGKVFLSQDRAFAEVSKDNGEPPPPVDHYLARGMI